A section of the Myxocyprinus asiaticus isolate MX2 ecotype Aquarium Trade chromosome 22, UBuf_Myxa_2, whole genome shotgun sequence genome encodes:
- the anxa5a gene encoding annexin A5a, producing MATRGSVKPFVHFNAKQDAELLRKAMKGIGTDEDTILMLLTARSNDQRQEIKAAYKKAHGKDLVKDLRSELGGKLEDLIVALMSPPTIYDAYELHKAIKGAGTEDKVLIEILASRTCDEIKDIVKAYKKEHGGKLEKDIMGDTSGHYQKLLVILIQANREEGVDETRVEKDAKELFAAGEEKFGTDEDKFINILGNRSSEHLRKVFDAYKKNAGCDIEESIKDECTGNLEALLLAVVKCAKSVPAYFAESLRESMRRAGTDDETLIRIMVSRSEQDMLDIRAQYKKMYGESLYSTIQANTAGDYQKALLYLCGGND from the exons ATG GCAACCAGAGGCAGTGTGAAACCCTTTGTGCACTTCAATGCAAAGCAAGATGCAGAACTTTTGCGGAAGGCCATGAAAGGGATTG GTACTGATGAAGATACCATCCTCATGTTACTGACGGCTCGCTCGAATGACCAGAGACAGGAAATTAAAGCAGCCTATAAAAAAGCTCATGGCAAG GATCTAGTAAAAGACTTGCGCTCAGAACTCGGAGGGAAGTTGGAGGATCTTATTGTGGCCCTTATGTCTCCACCCACAATATATGATGCTTATGAACTTCATAAGGCCATCAAA GGAGCAGGTACGGAGGACAAAGTTTTAATTGAGATCCTGGCCTCCAGGACATGTGATGAGATAAAAGATATCGTCAAGGCGTACAAGAAAG AACATGGAGGCAAGCTGGAGAAAGACATCATGGGAGATACGTCAGGACATTACCAGAAGTTGTTGGTGATACTCATACAG GCAAACAGGGAGGAGGGAGTGGATGAGACCAGAGTGGAGAAAGACGCCAAG GAGCTGTTTGCTGCCGGAGAGGAGAAATTTGGCACAGACGAGGACAAGTTCATCAATATACTCGGCAACAGAAGCTCAGAACACCTGAGAAAAg TGTTTGATGCCTACAAAAAGAACGCCGGCTGTGACATTGAGGAGAGCATAAAAGATGAGTGCACTGGCAACCTGGAAGCATTGCTCCTGGCTGTGG tGAAGTGTGCAAAAAGCGTGCCAGCTTATTTTGCTGAATCCCTTCGAGAGTCCATGAGG CGTGCCGGCACCGATGATGAAACACTTATAAGAATCATGGTGTCCAGAAGTGAACAGGATATGCTGGACATCAGAGCGCAGTACAAGAAGATGTATGGAGAATCACTCTACAGTACCATACAGGCAA ACACCGCTGGAGATTACCAGAAGGCCCTGCTTTACCTGTGTGGTGGTAATGATTAG
- the LOC127413057 gene encoding fibroblast growth factor-binding protein 1-like, with protein MMRVKDIALVLIFTCLVQQFLHVKSLRDRGRRAQTDGKGGRRGQRNDSGPNVSSDTGVWRGRFSLKDRAQCMWVAAAEGDASVLGVTCKNGAKSFDCEYVAKPTACQQYVSNAKAYWKQIARALKKKKGLCRDSTALIRAGMCRKAPKDAHFRLKDTRSSSHLSSPPPAGTNLCPDRIDRLKLADEYCTSSWSPMCTFLFLMFENDECS; from the coding sequence ATGATGCGCGTAAAAGACATCGCTCTTGTTCTAATTTTCACCTGTCTCGTGCAACAGTTTCTACATGTGAAGAGCCTGAGAGATAGAGGGAGGAGAGCACAAACAGATGGAAAAGGAGGGAGAAGAGGTCAACGGAATGACAGTGGTCCGAATGTATCCAGTGACACAGGTGTCTGGAGAGGGAGATTTTCACTGAAAGACCGAGCGCAGTGCATGTGGGTCGCAGCAGCTGAGGGCGATGCGTCTGTACTGGGAGTCACCTGTAAAAACGGTGCAAAGAGTTTCGACTGCGAGTATGTAGCGAAGCCCACCGCATGTCAGCAGTACGTATCCAATGCCAAAGCCTACTGGAAACAGATCGCCCGTGCGTTAAAAAAGAAGAAGGGTTTGTGTCGAGACTCTACAGCGCTGATCAGAGCCGGCATGTGCAGGAAAGCGCCGAAGGACGCGCATTTCAGACTGAAGGACACGCGCTCGTCCTCACATTTGTCCAGTCCGCCGCCCGCGGGGACAAATCTGTGCCCTGATCGGATCGATAGGCTGAAACTGGCCGATGAATACTGCACCAGCTCCTGGTCTCCAATGTGTACATTTCTCTTCTTGATGTTTGAGAATGACGAATGCTCGTGA
- the LOC127413051 gene encoding fibroblast growth factor-binding protein 2-like: protein MWKITVTFLLTCCLLAAIVQTQGRVDAAVHRRSVWEDPIQFVTKGTKDECYISVTGQGDMTNLRISCHRQEHSYWCEYQGKPQVCRSYNNNPQHYFKQIMWDLRKLPNACQGQRIVKPLMCKRASDEAQMVFRISSSPDIFPKDGPSRPASARPEQAKPQQSRREQRPKPTKPLQTQLQALRVQSARTTQDKPDQPKAVKSTTQRKMLTPKPTESKPTHSVPLSESKKLAQDYCWRSFQGVCSFFIGWFKN from the coding sequence ATGTGGAAAATCACAGTTACATTCCTGCTGACATGCTGCCTCCTGGCAGCCATCGTCCAGACCCAGGGTCGCGTAGATGCAGCAGTTCACAGGAGGAGCGTTTGGGAAGACCCAATCCAGTTTGTTACCAAAGGCACCAAAGATGAATGCTACATAAGCGTGACGGGACAAGGCGATATGACTAATCTTCGCATCTCATGCCACAGGCAGGAGCATTCCTACTGGTGCGAGTACCAGGGCAAGCCTCAGGTCTGCCGCTCCTACAACAACAATCCACAGCATTATTTTAAACAGATCATGTGGGACCTCCGCAAGTTGCCAAATGCCTGTCAGGGCCAGCGCATCGTTAAGCCTCTCATGTGCAAGAGAGCATCCGACGAGGCCCAGATGGTCTTTAGAATTTCATCTTCACCTGACATTTTTCCAAAGGACGGGCCCTCCAGACCGGCCTCTGCCAGACCTGAGCAGGCAAAACCACAACAAAGCAGACGAGAGCAGAGACCAAAGCCTACTAAACCACTGCAAACACAGCTCCAAGCATTGAGAGTCCAATCAGCCCGAACTACTCAGGACAAACCAGATCAACCCAAAGCAGTCAAATCCACCACACAGAGGAAAATGCTGACACCCAAGCCAACTGAGTCCAAACCGACCCATTCAGTACCTCTGAGTGAGTCAAAGAAACTTGCACAGGACTACTGCTGGCGCTCATTTCAGGGTGTGTGTTCCTTCTTCATAGGATGGTTCAAAAACTAA